The DNA region GATCTTTTCGATTGGCAGATCGCGGGCTTTTTCTGCGTCGAGTTGTTTGTTAACGCCCGTCGTTGACTCACCAAGCTCCTTCAGCAGCGACGGTGAAATCGTCAGGAGATCGCAGCCACACAAAGCGGTGACCTGCGCTGCAGTTCGAAAACTTGCACCCATGACTTCCGTCTTATAGCCATGATGTTTGTAGTAATGAAAAATGCGAGTTACCGATTCGACGCCGGGATCCTCGTCAATGGGAATATCCGCACCACCCTGTCTGGCCTTGTACCAGTCGAAGATACGACCAACGAATGGACTGATCAGAGTGACTCCGGCTTCGGCACAGGCAACGGCCTGACCGAAACCAAAAAGCAGAGTCAGGTTGCAGTGGATTCCCTGCTTCTCGAGTTCTCGTGCCGCACAAATTCCCTCCCATGTGCTGGCAATTTTTATCAGAACACGATTCGAATCGACTCCGGCCGCTCGGTACAAGTCGATCAGCTCATTTGCTTTTGAGATCGTTCCAGCTGTATCAAAGCTCAATCGGGCGTCGACTTCTGTCGATACACGGCCCGGAATGATTTGCAGAATACGTCGCCCGAAATTCACAGCCAGTCGATCGATGACAGCATCGACTAACTGATCCCCGGATGCTCCTCCGGCCCGCGCACTTGCCAGTGCATCTTCGATGAGGTCCGAATATTCCTTCAGCTGTGCGGCTTTGTAGAGCAGAGACGGGTTGGTCGTTGCGTCCTGCGGTCGG from Planctomycetaceae bacterium includes:
- the tal gene encoding transaldolase; translation: MNSLDQLRQHTIVVADTGDINSIAEHRPQDATTNPSLLYKAAQLKEYSDLIEDALASARAGGASGDQLVDAVIDRLAVNFGRRILQIIPGRVSTEVDARLSFDTAGTISKANELIDLYRAAGVDSNRVLIKIASTWEGICAARELEKQGIHCNLTLLFGFGQAVACAEAGVTLISPFVGRIFDWYKARQGGADIPIDEDPGVESVTRIFHYYKHHGYKTEVMGASFRTAAQVTALCGCDLLTISPSLLKELGESTTGVNKQLDAEKARDLPIEKISMDEGTFRWMLNEDAMATEKLAEGIRGFAGDLDKLRSWLAPRLHA